From Rubrivirga sp. SAORIC476, a single genomic window includes:
- a CDS encoding AGE family epimerase/isomerase, whose product MDTLDALADGARTELTDHILPYWANRAVDVEHGGFVGRIDGYDRLVRGAPKGSVLNARILWTFASACRVLDTDRWCDEADRAYEALRDAFRDPVHGGVYWSVAPDGTPVDPKKQVYAQAFTVYALAEHVRQQGDDAAEALAWAESLYRRIEEHAVDSVHGGYIEAFARDWTPLADVRLSEKDADAPKSMNTHLHVLEAYTTLYRVWPDAGLAARLRALIELFLDRVIDAETGHLGCFFGMDWAPVSTVVSYGHDIEASWLLDEAAAVLGDPSLTDRVREASLRIARLTLDALDADGGVFNERDGGHLDTDKHWWPQAEAVVGFLNAFERTGDAAFAEAATQTWRFIQSTVVDREGGEWFFRVARDGTPYREEDKVGPWKCPYHNARACLEILERADASVTA is encoded by the coding sequence ATGGACACTCTGGACGCCCTCGCCGACGGCGCTCGCACCGAGTTGACCGATCACATCCTCCCGTACTGGGCCAACCGCGCGGTCGACGTCGAGCACGGCGGGTTCGTCGGGCGCATTGACGGGTACGACCGGTTGGTCCGGGGCGCGCCCAAGGGGAGCGTCCTCAACGCACGCATCCTGTGGACCTTCGCGTCCGCGTGCCGGGTGCTGGATACGGACCGGTGGTGCGACGAGGCCGATCGGGCCTACGAGGCGCTCCGCGACGCCTTCCGAGACCCCGTCCACGGCGGGGTGTACTGGAGCGTCGCGCCGGACGGCACGCCGGTGGACCCGAAGAAGCAGGTCTACGCGCAGGCGTTCACCGTCTACGCCCTCGCCGAGCACGTCCGCCAGCAAGGCGACGACGCCGCGGAGGCGCTGGCCTGGGCGGAGAGCCTGTACCGGCGAATCGAGGAGCACGCCGTCGACTCGGTGCACGGCGGCTACATCGAGGCCTTCGCGCGCGACTGGACCCCCCTCGCCGACGTCCGCCTGAGCGAGAAGGACGCCGACGCGCCGAAGTCGATGAACACGCACCTCCACGTGCTGGAGGCCTACACGACGTTGTACCGCGTCTGGCCCGACGCCGGGCTGGCCGCGCGGCTCCGTGCGCTCATCGAGCTGTTCCTCGACCGCGTGATCGACGCCGAGACGGGCCACCTCGGGTGCTTCTTCGGGATGGACTGGGCGCCGGTGTCGACGGTCGTCTCCTACGGCCACGACATCGAGGCGAGCTGGCTGCTCGACGAGGCGGCCGCCGTGCTGGGAGATCCGTCGCTCACCGACCGCGTCCGCGAGGCCTCTCTGCGGATCGCGCGCCTCACGCTCGACGCCCTCGACGCCGACGGGGGCGTGTTCAACGAGCGCGACGGCGGCCACCTCGACACCGACAAGCACTGGTGGCCGCAGGCCGAGGCCGTGGTCGGCTTCCTGAACGCCTTCGAGCGCACCGGCGACGCGGCCTTCGCCGAGGCCGCGACGCAGACGTGGCGCTTCATCCAGTCGACCGTCGTGGACCGGGAGGGCGGGGAGTGGTTCTTCCGCGTCGCCCGCGACGGGACGCCGTACCGCGAGGAGGACAAGGTGGGGCCCTGGAAGTGCCCCTACCACAACGCCCGCGCCTGTCTCGAAATCCTGGAGCGCGCCGACGCCTCCGTCACGGCCTGA
- a CDS encoding TonB-dependent receptor, which produces MTPRLSRIRAFALAALVVALAAPASAATPFAGRIVGTVTDAATGETLIGASARIAGTSIGASADVNGRFTIPNAPSGAQSLVVSYVGYVSDTLAVVVPDGGTVEVEVALSFQTLEGVTVTAQVAGQLSAINEQFRSATVGNVVSSDRIQELPDNNAAESIGRLPGVAIQRSGGEANRVAIRGLSPKYNTVTVNGVRLPSTGEGDRSVDLSLVSSNVLGGIEVRKAITPDMDGDAVGGSVDLRLRNAPSGLNLDLLGQGGYTGLQDAYGNYKFVGTVSNRFWGDRVGLIATLNTDSYDRSADKVSVGYGQSSDAETGESIAYVNSVNTREETVTRGRSGGSLLLDYTVPLGRVTANAFYNELRSDGFYRLQGATENNLNYSVQDVGGTVSVLTSALGIEQDFGAIRYDVTGSLTRSRADNPGSTGFTFTDDGTGFTLGQSGLFGVPALEFGPLLRVDSTITLSQVYVDDTRLDDNQTALQLNVQAPFRLTSWLGGHIKTGGKLRWLDRTFDNNRRARGNLQYPDADLFQCLEESVPGLAESFADGSLPITDVLSDYQRESFLDGDFGFGLVPDFDMLMTVLNGLESERCSPNPAGTPEEYANEIFPDQLDSAGRDYDGVERYAAGYIMGRFEIGRYATLIPGVRYEGDYARYNGQVFREVTGATPGAPPSAFERITEERENGFWLPMVHLDIRPTDWASLRLARTETITRPDFSQYAPIASIDVFNFQITAANTDIRPAQAVNYDASLQVVDGTLGLVGVSGFYKEVDDLIFAVRYPSVLPDQLPPGLLEGTNIPEEWYTGSANPRLQTFANNPEPVTFYGYELEWQTNFSYLPGALRGLVLNLNYTRSFSEATYAYVIRNVERTCQGRLCTDVVTFRDSSRTGRMPDQAAHIANVTLGYDFKGFSTRVSYLFQSNTAAYVDPQNPLFDTFVGDYSRFDLSMRQQLPRGLELFANFNNLNNRPDQTYTNQNTAAPDYSFSQNSLSYRELYGFTMDIGARIRL; this is translated from the coding sequence ATGACTCCGCGCCTTTCCAGGATTCGCGCCTTCGCACTCGCGGCGCTCGTCGTCGCACTGGCGGCCCCGGCCTCCGCCGCCACCCCCTTCGCCGGGCGCATCGTCGGTACGGTCACGGACGCGGCGACGGGAGAGACCCTCATCGGGGCCAGCGCGCGCATCGCTGGCACCTCGATCGGGGCTTCGGCAGACGTGAACGGGCGGTTCACGATTCCCAACGCGCCCTCGGGCGCGCAGTCGCTGGTCGTGTCGTACGTCGGCTACGTGAGCGATACGCTGGCCGTGGTGGTCCCTGACGGGGGGACGGTCGAGGTGGAGGTGGCCCTCAGCTTCCAGACCCTGGAGGGCGTCACGGTGACGGCGCAGGTCGCGGGCCAACTCTCGGCCATCAACGAGCAGTTCCGGAGCGCCACCGTCGGCAACGTGGTCTCCAGCGACCGCATCCAGGAACTCCCCGACAACAACGCGGCCGAGTCGATCGGCCGCCTGCCGGGCGTCGCCATCCAGCGCTCGGGTGGGGAGGCGAACCGGGTCGCCATCCGTGGCCTGTCGCCGAAGTACAACACCGTCACCGTCAACGGCGTCCGCCTGCCGAGCACGGGCGAGGGGGACCGGTCGGTCGACCTCTCGCTCGTCTCGTCGAACGTGCTCGGCGGCATTGAAGTCCGCAAGGCGATCACGCCCGACATGGACGGCGACGCCGTCGGCGGGTCGGTGGACCTTCGCCTTCGCAACGCGCCCTCGGGCCTCAACCTGGACCTCCTCGGCCAGGGCGGGTACACCGGGCTCCAGGATGCGTACGGCAACTACAAGTTCGTCGGGACGGTCAGCAACCGCTTCTGGGGGGACCGCGTGGGCCTGATCGCGACCCTCAACACCGACTCCTACGACCGGAGTGCGGACAAGGTGAGCGTCGGCTACGGCCAGTCCTCGGACGCCGAGACCGGCGAGAGCATCGCCTACGTCAACAGCGTCAACACGCGCGAGGAGACCGTGACGCGGGGGCGGTCGGGCGGCAGCCTGCTCCTCGACTACACCGTCCCGCTCGGGCGCGTCACCGCGAACGCGTTCTACAACGAGCTCCGCAGTGACGGCTTCTACCGCTTGCAGGGCGCGACGGAGAACAACCTGAACTACTCCGTCCAGGACGTGGGGGGGACGGTGTCTGTGCTGACGAGCGCGCTCGGGATCGAGCAGGACTTCGGGGCCATCCGGTACGACGTGACCGGCTCGCTGACGCGCTCCCGCGCGGACAACCCGGGCAGCACCGGCTTCACCTTCACCGACGACGGGACCGGGTTCACGCTGGGCCAGTCGGGGCTGTTCGGGGTCCCGGCCCTCGAGTTCGGCCCCCTGCTCCGGGTCGACTCCACGATCACCCTGTCGCAGGTCTACGTGGACGACACGCGCCTCGACGACAACCAGACGGCGCTCCAACTCAACGTCCAGGCTCCGTTCCGGCTGACCAGCTGGCTCGGCGGTCACATCAAGACAGGCGGCAAGCTGCGCTGGCTCGACCGGACGTTCGACAACAACCGCCGCGCGCGCGGCAACCTCCAGTACCCCGACGCCGACCTGTTCCAGTGCCTCGAAGAGTCGGTGCCTGGCCTCGCCGAGTCGTTCGCGGATGGGTCGCTCCCGATCACGGACGTGCTCTCCGACTACCAGCGCGAGTCGTTCCTCGACGGCGACTTCGGGTTCGGCCTCGTGCCGGACTTCGACATGCTGATGACGGTGCTCAACGGGCTCGAGAGTGAGCGATGCTCGCCGAACCCGGCCGGGACGCCCGAGGAGTACGCGAACGAGATCTTCCCCGACCAGCTGGACTCGGCCGGCCGCGACTACGACGGCGTCGAGCGCTACGCGGCGGGGTACATCATGGGCCGGTTCGAGATCGGTCGGTATGCGACCCTCATCCCGGGCGTCCGCTACGAGGGCGACTACGCCCGGTACAACGGGCAGGTCTTCCGCGAGGTCACGGGGGCGACGCCGGGCGCCCCGCCGAGCGCCTTCGAGCGCATCACCGAGGAGCGCGAGAACGGCTTCTGGCTCCCGATGGTCCACCTCGACATCCGCCCGACGGACTGGGCGTCGCTCCGGCTGGCCCGCACCGAGACGATCACGCGGCCGGACTTCAGCCAGTACGCCCCGATCGCCTCGATCGACGTGTTCAACTTCCAGATCACGGCGGCCAACACCGACATCCGCCCGGCGCAGGCGGTCAACTACGACGCGTCGCTGCAGGTGGTGGACGGCACGCTCGGGCTGGTCGGCGTGTCCGGCTTCTACAAGGAGGTCGACGACCTGATCTTCGCCGTCCGCTACCCGAGCGTCCTCCCGGACCAACTTCCGCCGGGCCTGCTGGAGGGCACGAACATCCCGGAGGAGTGGTACACCGGCAGCGCCAACCCGCGGCTGCAGACGTTCGCCAACAACCCCGAGCCGGTCACCTTCTACGGGTACGAGCTCGAGTGGCAGACCAACTTCTCGTACCTGCCGGGGGCGCTGCGGGGGCTCGTCCTCAACCTGAACTACACCCGCTCGTTCTCCGAGGCGACCTACGCCTACGTCATCCGCAACGTGGAGCGGACGTGCCAGGGGCGCCTCTGCACCGACGTGGTCACGTTCCGGGACTCCTCGCGGACCGGCCGCATGCCGGACCAGGCGGCGCACATCGCCAACGTCACGCTGGGGTACGACTTCAAGGGGTTCTCGACCCGCGTCTCGTACCTCTTCCAGAGCAACACGGCCGCCTACGTCGATCCCCAGAACCCGCTGTTCGACACGTTCGTCGGCGACTACTCGCGGTTCGACCTCTCGATGCGCCAGCAGCTGCCGCGGGGGCTGGAGCTGTTCGCCAACTTCAACAACCTGAACAACCGGCCGGACCAGACCTACACGAATCAGAACACGGCCGCCCCGGACTACAGCTTCAGCCAGAACTCTCTGAGCTACCGCGAGCTGTACGGGTTCACGATGGACATCGGGGCCCGCATCCGGCTCTGA
- a CDS encoding glycosidase, with translation MALATSGDGVPAAYLSTHARLAALRRAHEALIDRKNEPETLGNGIYTRYRHPVLTGAHAPIEWRYDLDPATNPFMMERMGVNAAFNAGAIRLDGRTLVVARVEGADRKSFFGIAESPTGVDRFRFWDEPLVMPETEDPDTNVYDMRLTAHQDGWIYGLFCTERADAEAHATGDLTAAVAQCGIARTKDLVSWERLPDLVTPSPQQRNVVLHPEFVDGPDGKPAYGLYTRPQDGFISAGSGGGIGWGTSPTMDGARVEAEQVVDPRVYHTIKEVKNGQGPPPIKTAEGWLHLAHGVRNTAAGLRYVTYLFMTALDEPWRVTHAPGGHFIEPQGAERVGDVSNVTFANGWIADDDGTVFIYYASSDTRLHVATSTVDRLVDYVLHTPPDGLRSAAVVEQRLALIEKNRAFAAHS, from the coding sequence ATGGCCCTGGCCACTTCCGGCGACGGCGTTCCCGCCGCGTACCTCTCTACCCACGCCCGCCTCGCGGCGCTCCGCCGCGCCCACGAGGCGCTCATCGATCGCAAGAACGAGCCGGAGACGCTCGGGAACGGGATCTACACCCGGTACCGCCACCCGGTCCTCACGGGCGCGCACGCGCCCATCGAGTGGCGCTACGACCTCGACCCGGCCACCAACCCGTTCATGATGGAGCGGATGGGGGTGAACGCGGCCTTCAACGCCGGGGCGATCCGGCTCGACGGGCGCACCCTCGTGGTCGCCCGCGTCGAGGGGGCCGACCGGAAGTCGTTCTTCGGCATCGCCGAGAGCCCGACGGGCGTGGACCGGTTCCGGTTCTGGGACGAGCCGCTGGTGATGCCCGAGACCGAGGACCCGGACACGAACGTCTACGACATGCGCCTCACCGCGCACCAGGACGGCTGGATCTACGGCCTCTTCTGCACCGAGCGCGCCGACGCCGAGGCGCACGCCACGGGCGACCTCACGGCGGCCGTCGCCCAGTGCGGCATCGCGCGGACGAAGGACCTCGTGAGCTGGGAGCGCCTCCCGGATCTCGTCACGCCGAGCCCTCAGCAGCGCAACGTGGTCCTCCACCCCGAGTTCGTGGACGGCCCCGACGGGAAGCCCGCCTACGGCCTGTACACGCGCCCGCAGGATGGCTTCATCTCGGCAGGCAGCGGCGGCGGCATCGGCTGGGGCACCTCGCCCACGATGGACGGCGCGCGGGTCGAGGCCGAGCAGGTCGTGGACCCTCGCGTGTACCACACCATCAAGGAGGTCAAGAACGGCCAGGGACCGCCGCCGATCAAGACGGCCGAGGGCTGGCTCCATCTCGCGCACGGCGTCCGCAACACCGCGGCCGGGCTGCGCTACGTGACCTACCTGTTCATGACCGCGCTCGACGAGCCGTGGCGGGTGACGCACGCGCCGGGCGGCCACTTCATCGAGCCGCAGGGCGCCGAGCGCGTCGGCGACGTGTCGAACGTCACGTTCGCGAACGGCTGGATCGCCGACGACGACGGGACGGTGTTCATCTACTACGCCTCGTCCGACACGCGCCTCCATGTCGCGACCAGCACCGTCGACCGGCTGGTGGACTACGTGCTCCACACGCCCCCGGACGGGCTCCGCTCGGCGGCGGTCGTCGAGCAGCGACTCGCGCTGATCGAGAAGAACCGTGCCTTCGCTGCCCACTCCTGA
- a CDS encoding sugar phosphate isomerase/epimerase: MMDRRGFLATAAALPASVASVLPFRPARPPVAPRAGSAERFGLSLSQWSYHRSIFGDSRADYDRYLHLLATDPDAVLQGDMDPRDIVVRARELDLDTVDLVNVLFYGHGADGPWLAEFGRRARAERVGFGILMIDEAGSIGASDAAERAAAIARHRLWLDCAVTLGCTAIRVNAYGDGTYLAQLRQCAESLAVLGDLGAEAGLDVLVENHGHPSSNGAWLAMLMEATAHPRVGVLADFDNFFMGGWNHDPQRRYDSVQGMLDLAPYTRAVSAKSYDFRADGRETRVDFHQAMQIVLDAGFDGLASAEYEGEHLSEADGTRATVALLRTVRQDLRTH; this comes from the coding sequence ATGATGGACCGTCGAGGCTTTCTCGCGACCGCCGCAGCGTTGCCAGCCAGCGTGGCCAGCGTGCTCCCGTTCCGCCCTGCCCGTCCGCCGGTGGCGCCGCGTGCGGGGAGCGCCGAACGGTTCGGGCTCTCGTTGTCCCAGTGGTCCTACCACCGATCCATCTTCGGCGACTCCCGGGCCGACTACGACCGGTACCTCCACCTGCTGGCGACCGACCCCGACGCGGTCCTCCAGGGCGACATGGACCCCCGGGACATCGTCGTGCGGGCTCGCGAGCTGGACCTCGACACCGTGGACCTGGTCAACGTGTTGTTCTACGGCCACGGCGCAGACGGACCGTGGCTCGCCGAGTTCGGGCGGCGCGCGCGCGCCGAGAGGGTGGGGTTCGGGATCCTGATGATCGACGAGGCCGGGAGCATCGGGGCGTCGGACGCCGCCGAGCGCGCGGCGGCCATCGCGCGCCACCGGCTGTGGCTGGACTGCGCCGTGACCCTCGGGTGCACGGCGATCCGAGTCAACGCGTACGGCGACGGCACCTACCTCGCGCAGCTCCGCCAGTGCGCCGAGAGCCTCGCCGTCCTGGGCGACCTCGGCGCCGAGGCGGGCCTGGACGTGCTCGTCGAGAACCACGGCCACCCGTCCAGCAACGGGGCGTGGCTCGCTATGCTGATGGAGGCGACGGCCCACCCGCGCGTCGGCGTCCTGGCCGACTTCGACAACTTCTTTATGGGGGGCTGGAATCACGATCCCCAGCGGCGCTACGACTCGGTGCAGGGCATGCTGGATCTCGCTCCGTACACGCGGGCCGTGAGCGCGAAGTCTTACGACTTCCGTGCGGACGGACGGGAAACGCGCGTCGACTTCCACCAGGCGATGCAGATCGTGCTGGATGCCGGGTTCGATGGCCTCGCCTCGGCCGAGTACGAAGGCGAGCACCTGTCCGAGGCGGACGGCACGCGCGCGACGGTGGCTCTGCTGCGTACCGTCCGCCAGGACCTCCGCACTCATTGA
- a CDS encoding T9SS type A sorting domain-containing protein produces the protein MRLSTLLSLAALAVLVWPQSAAAQDPTACSPTVAECLVDWDLNGDFVPENNALRNTIANDTDRPADRVYVLRRGGLYYIEDRIANADFDLRLVGQTRDEAAIEDLDCPPGETNPDNCDDFGPAVIQRVTREDGSIDGVMIESNGDGNGGQVLKNVWLQGQGDAGVTANYEPIVINSTNSRFEYDGVIFDRNDWHHLGFKAGGNDIFVRNSLFRNLSDANPTQRYAGRAIRLEAGADTVVFENNSFFNLTSFPFQSEAAPVEYFVFNHNTLVNFGLTFAAGNIWKRAYIANNVMVNPFWQGESADQYNAPDRADGFTGVFQIGALPGRFGLEQDRRIVFSNNNLYRQPALETFYGSLDPIVRAQPIISDTTQGFVDADPEHRIVANNTQLMPGLTNAPTDAATLAQMTAFIEDAATPGTPTPWAVVYWDPGRIDNPLAINWPVPEDFTYSNSTLRTAGTDGLPLGDLNWYPDAKASYLANREANIATIENLAGEPAALPTSQVVAQGEGATISGGSVVAVEGFTSFFIESGGFIEWAFDVPADGTYGLDILTDLRGSDPRGENVLIDGEGLRNYTGGGEYFFCTAAWTGGTCPQPLDTADGWDTQEVRSEYLIEDTVGRLDLTAGAHTLRITPSWGYQAFSTVNVVDASGATVDELTPPEAVSEGVREECEAEGFCPQGFQYAALDAGGSITWTVTLQDGEGSILPRFLYQAPAGATGEVFVNGASAGMLTFPVADGDAAVELAGPQVTTGPGTHTVTLTTSSGGLNIDYAIFNVYEGGDIATEALPEGWTLGNAFPNPTAGTATIRFGLAEAADVRLDVFDVLGRRVTTLADGPMTAGTHTARLDTGALASGTYVYRLTTPVGAETRRLTVIR, from the coding sequence ATGAGACTTTCTACCCTCCTTTCCCTGGCCGCCCTCGCGGTGCTGGTGTGGCCGCAGAGCGCGGCGGCCCAGGACCCCACGGCCTGCTCCCCGACCGTGGCCGAGTGCCTCGTCGACTGGGACCTCAACGGTGACTTCGTGCCGGAGAACAATGCTCTTCGCAACACCATCGCCAACGACACGGACCGCCCGGCGGACCGCGTCTACGTGCTGCGCCGCGGTGGCCTCTACTACATCGAGGACCGCATCGCCAACGCGGACTTCGACCTCCGCCTCGTGGGGCAGACCCGCGACGAGGCCGCCATCGAGGACCTCGACTGCCCGCCCGGCGAGACCAACCCCGACAACTGCGACGACTTCGGCCCGGCGGTCATCCAGCGCGTCACGCGCGAGGACGGCTCCATCGACGGCGTCATGATCGAGAGCAACGGCGACGGCAACGGCGGTCAGGTGCTCAAGAACGTCTGGCTCCAGGGCCAGGGTGACGCCGGGGTCACGGCCAACTACGAGCCCATCGTCATCAACTCGACGAACTCGCGCTTCGAGTACGACGGCGTGATCTTCGACCGCAACGACTGGCACCACCTCGGCTTCAAGGCAGGCGGCAACGACATCTTCGTCCGCAACAGCCTCTTCCGGAACCTCTCGGACGCCAACCCGACCCAGCGTTACGCGGGTCGCGCCATCCGCCTGGAGGCGGGCGCCGACACGGTCGTGTTCGAGAACAACTCGTTCTTCAACCTGACCTCGTTCCCGTTCCAGTCCGAGGCGGCCCCGGTCGAGTACTTCGTGTTCAACCACAACACGCTCGTCAACTTCGGCCTCACGTTCGCGGCGGGCAACATCTGGAAGCGGGCCTACATCGCGAACAACGTGATGGTGAACCCCTTCTGGCAGGGCGAGAGCGCCGACCAGTACAACGCGCCCGACCGCGCGGACGGCTTCACGGGAGTGTTCCAGATCGGCGCCCTGCCGGGCCGATTCGGCCTGGAGCAGGACCGCCGCATCGTGTTCTCCAACAACAACCTGTACCGCCAGCCGGCGCTGGAGACGTTCTACGGCTCCCTCGACCCGATCGTCCGCGCGCAGCCCATCATCAGCGACACCACGCAGGGCTTCGTCGATGCGGACCCCGAGCACCGGATCGTGGCCAACAACACCCAGCTGATGCCGGGCCTGACCAACGCGCCGACCGACGCGGCCACGCTCGCTCAGATGACCGCGTTCATCGAGGACGCCGCCACGCCGGGCACGCCGACTCCGTGGGCCGTCGTGTACTGGGATCCGGGCCGGATCGACAACCCGCTCGCCATCAACTGGCCCGTGCCGGAGGACTTCACGTACTCCAACAGCACGCTCCGGACGGCCGGCACCGACGGCCTGCCGCTGGGTGACCTGAACTGGTACCCGGATGCCAAGGCGTCCTATCTCGCCAACCGCGAGGCCAACATCGCCACCATCGAGAACCTCGCGGGCGAGCCGGCGGCGCTTCCGACCAGCCAGGTCGTCGCGCAGGGCGAGGGCGCCACGATCTCCGGCGGCTCCGTCGTCGCGGTGGAGGGCTTCACGAGCTTCTTCATCGAGAGCGGCGGCTTCATCGAGTGGGCCTTCGACGTGCCGGCCGATGGCACCTACGGCCTCGACATCCTCACCGACCTGCGGGGCAGCGACCCGCGCGGCGAGAACGTGCTGATCGACGGGGAGGGGCTTCGCAACTACACCGGCGGCGGCGAATACTTCTTCTGCACGGCGGCCTGGACGGGCGGCACCTGCCCGCAGCCGCTCGACACGGCCGACGGCTGGGACACCCAGGAGGTCCGCAGTGAGTACCTCATCGAGGACACGGTGGGACGCCTCGACCTGACGGCCGGCGCCCACACGCTCCGCATCACGCCGTCCTGGGGCTACCAGGCGTTCTCGACGGTCAACGTCGTCGACGCATCCGGCGCGACGGTCGACGAGTTGACCCCGCCGGAGGCCGTCTCCGAGGGCGTCCGCGAGGAGTGTGAGGCCGAGGGCTTCTGCCCGCAGGGCTTCCAGTACGCCGCGCTCGACGCGGGCGGCAGCATCACCTGGACGGTGACGCTCCAGGACGGCGAGGGCAGCATCCTGCCGCGCTTCCTGTACCAGGCGCCCGCCGGAGCCACGGGCGAGGTGTTCGTCAACGGCGCCAGCGCCGGGATGCTCACCTTCCCGGTCGCCGACGGCGACGCCGCGGTCGAACTCGCGGGCCCGCAGGTCACGACCGGACCGGGCACGCACACCGTCACGCTCACCACGAGCAGCGGCGGTCTCAACATCGACTACGCCATCTTCAACGTCTACGAAGGCGGCGACATCGCGACGGAGGCCCTCCCGGAGGGCTGGACGCTCGGCAACGCGTTCCCGAACCCGACCGCGGGCACGGCGACGATCCGCTTCGGCCTCGCCGAGGCCGCCGACGTTCGCCTGGACGTGTTCGACGTGCTCGGCCGCCGCGTCACGACGCTGGCTGACGGCCCGATGACGGCCGGCACGCACACGGCGCGCCTCGACACGGGCGCGCTCGCCAGCGGCACGTACGTCTACCGGCTCACGACCCCGGTCGGCGCCGAGACCCGCCGCCTGACCGTCATCCGCTAA
- a CDS encoding cellulase family glycosylhydrolase, with amino-acid sequence MRSIALLAVVLAAVSVHAQPADDAFVRVEDGRFVRGDQPYAFAGTNLWFGMNLGSAGAGGDRARLGRELDRLQALGITNLRVLAASEGPADQPWRVQPALQTAPGVYDEALLEGLDVLLAEMAARDMTAVLVLNNFFQWSGGMAQYVSWATGTPIPYPNAGEHTWDAFQMYAAQFYANEDAMRMADDLIRHLVLRTNTVTGQAYREDPAIMAWQLGNEPRGFQNADAYVLWADRTAGLIQALDPNHLVSLGGEGKLQNGYTAPQTQWERVSRSPNLDYLTIHIWIENWQWFQPAADDPEETFYPAVANAIAYLGDHVAIAESLGKPLVLEEFGASRDGGTYDPTATTVYRDRYYRQLFQAVHYLAEAGRPIMGTNVWSWAGEARPPRPGEAWRVGDPLIGDPPHEDQGWYSIYDADASTQAVLAWHAAQMATIGR; translated from the coding sequence ATGCGCTCCATCGCACTCCTCGCCGTCGTGCTGGCGGCCGTCTCCGTCCACGCCCAGCCTGCGGACGACGCGTTCGTGCGCGTCGAGGACGGCCGGTTCGTCCGCGGCGACCAGCCTTACGCCTTCGCCGGGACCAACCTGTGGTTCGGCATGAACCTGGGCTCGGCCGGGGCGGGGGGCGACCGCGCCCGCCTCGGCCGTGAGCTGGACCGGCTCCAGGCGCTCGGCATCACCAACCTCCGCGTGCTCGCCGCCAGCGAGGGCCCGGCTGACCAGCCGTGGCGCGTCCAGCCCGCCCTGCAAACCGCGCCGGGCGTCTACGATGAGGCCCTGCTGGAAGGGCTCGACGTGCTGCTCGCCGAGATGGCCGCGCGTGACATGACGGCCGTGCTCGTGCTGAACAACTTCTTCCAGTGGTCGGGCGGCATGGCCCAGTACGTCAGCTGGGCGACCGGCACGCCGATCCCGTACCCGAACGCGGGCGAGCACACCTGGGACGCCTTCCAGATGTACGCCGCCCAGTTCTACGCGAACGAGGACGCGATGCGGATGGCGGACGACCTGATCCGTCACCTCGTCCTGCGCACCAACACCGTCACCGGCCAGGCCTACCGTGAGGACCCGGCGATCATGGCGTGGCAACTCGGCAACGAGCCGCGCGGCTTCCAGAACGCCGATGCCTACGTCCTCTGGGCCGACCGGACGGCGGGGCTGATCCAGGCGCTCGACCCGAACCACCTCGTCTCGCTCGGCGGCGAGGGCAAGCTCCAGAACGGCTACACGGCGCCGCAGACCCAGTGGGAGCGCGTCAGCCGGTCGCCCAACCTGGACTACCTCACCATCCACATCTGGATCGAGAACTGGCAGTGGTTCCAGCCCGCCGCCGACGACCCGGAGGAGACGTTCTACCCGGCCGTCGCCAACGCCATCGCATACCTCGGGGACCACGTTGCCATCGCCGAGTCGCTGGGCAAGCCGCTCGTGCTGGAGGAGTTCGGTGCCTCGCGCGACGGCGGCACCTACGACCCGACCGCGACGACGGTGTACCGGGACCGCTACTACCGACAGCTCTTCCAGGCCGTCCACTACCTCGCCGAGGCGGGGCGGCCGATCATGGGCACCAACGTCTGGTCGTGGGCGGGCGAGGCGCGACCGCCGCGGCCCGGCGAGGCATGGCGGGTCGGCGACCCGCTCATCGGCGACCCGCCCCACGAGGATCAGGGCTGGTACTCGATCTACGACGCCGACGCCAGCACGCAGGCCGTCCTGGCCTGGCACGCCGCCCAGATGGCTACAATCGGGCGCTGA